The following are encoded together in the Candida orthopsilosis Co 90-125, chromosome 5 draft sequence genome:
- a CDS encoding Ste24 prenyl-dependent protease — MVSIVDSLSFLDSPKINWKLIIAGFTVGQYVFETYLDYRQYQVLKNKSPPASIKAEVDQATFDKSQKYSRSKAKFSIFSSTFGLLQNLAILRFDFLPKLWSKSGAIMNAINFLLPKFMGGVITQSIIFVFSFSVISTVVGLPLSYYSNFVLEEKYGFNKQTIGLWISDKVKGIGLTLVLGSPVIAGVLKIIDYFGNSFIFYLMGFFLLVNLVAMTIVPTLIMPLFNKFTPLEDGELKTAIEALASSQKFPLQKLQVIDGSKRSSHSNAYFTGLPWSKQIVLFDTLIEHNTTEETVAVLAHEIGHWRLNHIPKMLAMQQAHFFIIFSLFSAFVSNNSLYTSFGFYNQQPILIGLMLFGDILQPLECVLTFVQNLVSRKHEYDADKYAYDCGYSEELSRSLIKLSNKNLSSMNADWLYSSFHYSHPILPERLSALGYVSKEKIGSGDLKPEGFGETEVIEEKPEKQD, encoded by the exons ATGGTCTCAATCGTGGAT TCCTTGTCTTTTTTAGATAGtccaaaaatcaattggaagtTAATTATTGCCGGATTTACAGTTGGTCAATATGTGTTTGAAACCTACCTCGATTATAGACAATACCaggttttgaaaaacaaatcacCTCCAGCCTCGATAAAGGCCGAAGTTGATCAAGCAACGTTTGACAAGTCTCAGAAATACTCCCGTTCAAAGGCAAAGTTCTCCATTTTTTCATCTacttttggtttgttgcaaaacttgGCTATTTTAcgttttgattttttgcCTAAACTTTGGAGTAAAAGTGGAGCTATAATGAATGCAATTAATTTCCTTTTGCCTAAATTTATGGGCGGTGTTATTACTCAGTCAATCATCTTTGTATTCAGTTTCCTGGTTATTAGTACCGTTGTCGGTTTGCCCTTAAGTTACTATAgtaattttgttttggaagaaaagtatggtttcaacaaacaaaccaTTGGATTGTGGATCTCTGACAAAGTGAAAGGAATTGGTCTTACTCTTGTGTTGGGGTCTCCCGTCATTGCTGGTGTGTTGAAGATTATTGactattttggaaattcGTTCATTTTCTACTTAATGGGTTTCTTTTTGCTTGTAAACTTGGTTGCCATGACAATTGTTCCTACTTTAATTATGCCtttgttcaacaagttCACTCCTTTAGAAGACGGTGAGTTAAAAACAGCTATCGAGGCATTGGCTTCTTCACAAAAGTTTCCTTTACAAAAATTGCAAGTTATAGATGGATCCAAGCGTTCGTCTCATTCAAATGCATATTTTACCGGTTTACCATGGAgcaaacaaattgttttatttgataCTTTGATTGAGCATAATACAACTGAGGAAACAGTTGCGGTGTTGGCTCATGAGATTGGTCACTGGAGATTGAATCATATTCCCAAGATGCTTGCTATGCAACAAGCTCACTTTTTcataattttttcattgttttcagCGTTTGTAAGCAACAATTCGTTGTACACGTCATTTGGATTTTACAACCAGCAACCAATCTTGATCGGTCTTATGCTTTTTGGTGACATCTTACAACCTTTGGAATGTGTTTTAacttttgttcaaaatttggtATCAAGAAAGCATGAGTATGATGCTGACAAATATGCATACGATTGCGGCTATTCCGAAGAATTGAGTAGatctttgatcaaattgtcTAACAAGAATTTGTCAAGTATGAATGCTGATTGGttatattcatcattcCATTATTCACACCCAATTTTGCCAGAAAGATTGAGTGCATTAGGTTATGTATCAAAGGAAAAGATTGGATCAGGCGATCTCAAACCAGAGGGATTTGGAGAAACTGAAGTGATTGAAGAGAAGCCAGAAAAGCAAGATTAG
- a CDS encoding Exm2 U1 snRNP complex compotent, whose protein sequence is MAEEQRRQIEQLMGRHSQSSSIRQYRDPDMTSPQVCKAFVVGTCPHDLFVGTKSDLGKCPNLHLQKHKLEYEYKTKKLGQKFPEMEAEYFEILQKYVRDLDRTISVAQKRLEHTPEEKERIAQITRDLDELDIEIGLMIQELNYLIKLNQSEDDDQTLKIIDLSIKLNQKSKERDTASKQARNVIENVGQTSQQKLQVCDGCGAYLSRLDNDRRLADHFVGKIHLGYVQLRQAYVEMKSKRRL, encoded by the coding sequence ATGGCAGAGGAACAACGGAGACAGATAGAACAGTTAATGGGAAGGCATTCACAACTGCTGTCGATACGACAATATCGTGATCCTGATATGACCTCACCACAGGTGTGCAAGGCATTTGTGGTGGGCACTTGTCCTCATGACCTATTTGTAGGGACCAAATCAGACTTGGGAAAATGTCCCAACCTACATCTTCAGAAACACAAATTGGAATATGAATACAAGACGAAGAAATTGGGTCAAAAATTTCCTGAAATGGAAGCTGAATATTTCgagattttgcaaaagtaCGTACGAGATCTTGATAGAACCATATCAGTAGCGCAAAAGAGATTGGAGCATACACctgaagagaaagaaaggATTGCACAGATTACAAGAGACTTGGATGAGTTGGATATAGAGATTGGGTTGATGATTCAGGAACTAAACTATCTAATCAAGCTAAACCAAagtgaagatgatgatcaaacattgaaaattatTGACTTGTCaattaaattgaatcaGAAATCCAAAGAAAGAGATACTGCCAGCAAGCAAGCAAGAAATgtcattgaaaatgttggTCAAACGTCACAACAGAAATTGCAAGTGTGTGATGGATGTGGTGCTTATTTGTCTCGATTGGATAATGACAGGCGGTTGGCAGATCATTTTGTTGGGAAAATACATTTGGGGTATGTTCAATTGAGACAAGCGTACGTTGAGATGAAAAGTAAAAGGCGTTTATAA